A single genomic interval of Streptococcus suis harbors:
- the whiA gene encoding DNA-binding protein WhiA, with product MSFTVQVKEELLLQSSSNKSELSAIIKLSGSLGLASSGLTLSISTENAKIARHIYELLLHFYQIKAEIRHHQKPNLKKNRVYAVLIEDGVNEILNDLHLADSFFGLETGISPLVLENDSWSQAYLRGAFLAAGSVKDPEKGKYQLEIASVYSDHANDLANLMQKFLLDAKVIERSKGTITYLQRAEDIMDFLLVIGAEETKTEFENVKLLREARNDLNRATNAEAANIAKTVNASMKTINNIIKIMDTIGLDQLSGDLQEIAQLRIQHPDYSIQQLADSLTVPITKSGVNHRLRKINKIADELTE from the coding sequence ATGAGTTTTACAGTACAAGTAAAGGAAGAATTGCTGCTTCAGTCTAGCTCAAATAAGAGCGAGCTATCTGCTATTATCAAATTATCAGGTAGTTTGGGCTTAGCTTCATCAGGTTTGACTCTTTCTATCAGCACGGAAAATGCAAAGATTGCCCGTCACATTTATGAACTGTTACTCCATTTCTACCAGATTAAGGCTGAGATTCGCCATCATCAAAAACCTAATCTCAAAAAGAATCGTGTGTATGCAGTTTTGATAGAAGACGGCGTGAATGAGATATTGAACGATTTGCATTTGGCTGATAGCTTCTTTGGATTAGAGACGGGGATTTCTCCCTTGGTTTTGGAAAATGATTCGTGGAGTCAAGCCTATCTTCGTGGAGCATTTTTAGCGGCAGGCTCTGTTAAGGATCCTGAAAAAGGAAAATACCAGCTTGAAATAGCTTCTGTCTATAGTGACCATGCCAATGACCTGGCCAATCTGATGCAGAAATTTCTTTTGGATGCCAAAGTCATTGAGCGAAGTAAGGGAACCATTACCTATCTGCAACGTGCAGAGGACATTATGGATTTTCTTTTGGTGATTGGAGCAGAAGAGACAAAGACAGAATTTGAGAATGTTAAATTGCTTCGTGAGGCTCGCAATGACCTAAATCGAGCTACAAATGCGGAAGCCGCTAATATTGCAAAGACGGTCAATGCTAGTATGAAAACAATCAATAATATTATCAAAATTATGGATACTATCGGTCTAGATCAGTTGTCAGGTGACTTGCAGGAGATTGCCCAGTTGCGAATTCAGCATCCAGACTATTCCATTCAGCAATTGGCGGATAGTCTAACGGTACCGATCACTAAAAGTGGTGTCAATCATCGTTTGCGGAAAATCAATAAGATTGCGGATGAATTGACTGAATAG
- a CDS encoding RidA family protein, translating into MKTIHTDKAPAAIGPYVQGKVVGNFLFASGQVPLSPETGEVVGETIQEQTEQVLKNIAAILSEAGTDFDHVVKTTCFLKDMNDFVAFNEVYKTAFSADFPARSAVEVARLPRDVKVEIEVIAVID; encoded by the coding sequence ATGAAAACCATTCACACAGATAAGGCACCTGCAGCAATTGGACCTTACGTTCAAGGGAAGGTTGTTGGAAATTTCCTATTTGCCTCTGGTCAAGTTCCTTTGTCACCTGAAACGGGTGAAGTGGTTGGTGAAACCATTCAGGAGCAGACTGAGCAAGTCTTGAAAAATATCGCAGCAATTTTATCAGAAGCAGGAACAGACTTTGACCATGTGGTGAAGACGACTTGTTTCCTAAAAGATATGAATGATTTTGTAGCCTTTAATGAAGTTTATAAAACAGCTTTCTCAGCAGATTTTCCAGCTCGTTCAGCGGTGGAAGTTGCACGCTTGCCACGTGATGTTAAGGTTGAGATTGAAGTTATTGCAGTTATTGATTAG
- a CDS encoding DUF5590 domain-containing protein, whose product MEKKIFQLLEALATKKGQLIAGSFILLSVMTFSIFVIWDLATKPFSDVQNHAISIARDYTDIEVVDDVSIYNGTETYFSVQGKTSQGEMIAVIIPEETNTVYVYPMANGISKEEAQAVATENGASTADRVILGFRDDKPIWEVKSGTAYYLVEFETGNFIKREGL is encoded by the coding sequence ATGGAAAAAAAGATTTTTCAACTTTTGGAAGCATTGGCAACGAAGAAGGGACAGCTGATAGCTGGTTCCTTTATACTTCTAAGTGTCATGACTTTTTCGATATTCGTTATTTGGGACCTTGCAACTAAGCCTTTTTCTGATGTACAGAATCACGCTATTTCTATTGCTCGAGACTATACGGATATAGAGGTTGTTGATGATGTCTCTATCTACAACGGGACAGAAACATACTTTAGCGTGCAAGGAAAGACGAGTCAGGGTGAAATGATTGCGGTTATCATTCCTGAAGAGACAAATACTGTGTACGTTTATCCAATGGCGAATGGGATTTCTAAGGAAGAAGCGCAGGCAGTCGCTACAGAGAATGGTGCGTCAACAGCTGATAGGGTGATTCTAGGTTTTAGGGATGACAAACCAATTTGGGAAGTCAAATCAGGTACTGCCTACTATTTAGTTGAATTTGAAACAGGGAACTTTATCAAACGGGAGGGCTTATGA
- a CDS encoding pyridoxal phosphate-dependent aminotransferase: MSKLSRRVLEMEESVTLAAGARAKALKAEGRDILELTLGEPDFVTPKNIQEAAIKSIENGKASFYTVASGLPELKDAVNTYFENFYGYSIERNQVVLATGAKFVLYAFFAAVINPGDEVIIPTPYWVSYADQIKMNEGVPVFVTATEEHNFKVTVDQLEAARTDKTKVLLLNSPSNPTGMIYTREELEAIGNWAVEHDILILADDIYGRLVYNGNTFTPISSISESIRQQTIVVNGVAKAYAMTGWRVGFAVGNPEIIAAMSKIVGQTTSNLTTVAQYAAIEAFTGPQDTVETMRQAFEERLNTIYPLLVEVPGFEVIKPEGAFYLFPNVKKAMEMKGYTDVTEFTTAILEEVGVAMVTGAGFGAPENIRLSYATDMDTLKEAVARLYTFMK, encoded by the coding sequence ATGAGCAAGTTATCAAGACGAGTCTTAGAGATGGAAGAAAGTGTAACTCTGGCAGCAGGTGCGCGTGCAAAAGCCTTGAAGGCGGAAGGACGTGATATTTTAGAGCTGACCTTGGGTGAGCCAGACTTCGTTACACCGAAGAATATCCAAGAGGCTGCCATTAAATCAATCGAAAATGGTAAGGCGAGTTTTTATACGGTAGCTTCAGGGCTTCCTGAGTTGAAGGACGCAGTCAATACCTACTTTGAGAATTTCTATGGCTACTCTATCGAACGCAATCAAGTTGTTCTTGCGACAGGTGCTAAGTTTGTCCTCTATGCCTTCTTTGCGGCGGTCATCAATCCTGGTGATGAGGTGATCATTCCAACACCTTACTGGGTTTCTTATGCAGATCAAATCAAGATGAACGAAGGAGTGCCTGTCTTTGTCACTGCCACAGAAGAGCATAATTTCAAGGTAACGGTTGACCAGTTGGAAGCGGCTCGGACTGACAAGACCAAGGTCCTCTTGCTCAACAGTCCGTCCAATCCGACGGGTATGATTTACACCCGTGAGGAATTGGAAGCTATTGGCAACTGGGCTGTGGAACACGACATTCTCATCTTGGCAGACGATATTTACGGTCGTTTGGTCTATAATGGAAATACCTTCACACCGATTTCAAGCATTTCAGAAAGCATTCGTCAGCAGACTATTGTGGTCAATGGAGTGGCCAAGGCCTATGCCATGACAGGTTGGCGGGTTGGATTTGCCGTTGGTAATCCTGAAATCATTGCGGCCATGAGTAAGATTGTCGGACAAACGACTTCGAATTTAACAACCGTTGCTCAGTATGCGGCTATTGAAGCCTTTACAGGTCCACAAGATACGGTTGAAACCATGCGTCAGGCCTTTGAAGAGCGACTCAATACCATTTATCCCTTGCTGGTAGAAGTGCCTGGTTTTGAAGTCATCAAGCCAGAAGGAGCCTTTTATCTCTTCCCTAATGTCAAAAAAGCTATGGAAATGAAAGGCTACACAGATGTGACCGAATTTACCACCGCTATCCTGGAAGAAGTAGGAGTTGCAATGGTGACAGGTGCTGGTTTTGGAGCTCCTGAGAATATCCGCCTCAGCTATGCAACAGATATGGACACGCTCAAAGAAGCAGTAGCTCGACTATACACATTTATGAAATAA
- a CDS encoding MATE family efflux transporter: MKQESLGKEIIRLALPATVENIFQTLVGFVDTLLIAQLGLVAVTAVGLANTILNVYLAVYMALGVGTTALIARSIGAGDRESLTFHVRQALVLSVGVGLLFGLLSLIFGRQMLVLMGADAESLAGAQAFFYWVGGLTIFQALMTILGTILRASGDTVSPMKMSLLTNGFNVVLDYFLIFGIGSWSGLGIVGTALGTVLARLLGTVLLYRKVQQTDLAVDLKQLFHLGSPKEMVDLTLPAAAERLVMRLGQVVYFSLIVGLGTTVYASHMIAGNIESFTYMPDYGLATAAAVLIGQALGKGDILTVRRVAFLSSAYGVAIMFLLGTILFFGAPSFALLFTKDLEAVRQVVIALRIDAFNQPGLAVSLIMAGALQGLGDTKSPLYSTMIGMWGLRVSGVVVLGQMFGLGIAGVWLSILIDLLLRATFLTWRFTVKTRKLAE, from the coding sequence ATGAAGCAAGAAAGTTTAGGAAAAGAAATTATTCGTTTGGCCTTGCCTGCTACGGTGGAAAATATTTTTCAGACCTTAGTTGGTTTTGTGGATACCCTTCTGATAGCCCAGCTAGGGCTGGTAGCGGTGACGGCAGTTGGTCTTGCCAATACGATTTTGAATGTCTATTTGGCGGTCTATATGGCTTTGGGAGTTGGGACAACAGCTTTGATTGCTCGGTCTATTGGCGCAGGAGATAGGGAATCTCTTACCTTTCATGTCCGTCAAGCCTTAGTGCTTTCAGTAGGTGTAGGTCTACTATTTGGTTTACTATCCCTTATTTTCGGGCGGCAGATGCTAGTCTTAATGGGAGCAGATGCGGAGAGTTTGGCTGGCGCCCAGGCCTTTTTTTACTGGGTTGGTGGTTTGACGATTTTTCAGGCCTTGATGACTATTTTGGGAACAATCCTGCGGGCATCTGGGGATACAGTATCTCCTATGAAAATGAGCTTACTGACCAATGGTTTTAATGTGGTCTTGGACTATTTCTTGATTTTTGGTATTGGCTCCTGGTCAGGTTTGGGGATTGTAGGGACAGCCTTGGGAACCGTCTTAGCTCGCTTGCTTGGTACAGTCTTGCTTTACCGAAAGGTGCAACAGACTGACTTGGCAGTTGATCTCAAGCAATTGTTCCACTTGGGAAGTCCTAAGGAAATGGTGGATTTGACCCTACCTGCAGCAGCCGAACGCTTGGTTATGCGGTTGGGACAGGTTGTCTATTTCAGTTTGATTGTGGGGCTGGGGACGACTGTCTATGCTTCTCATATGATTGCAGGTAATATCGAGAGTTTTACCTATATGCCAGACTATGGTCTTGCGACAGCGGCGGCGGTTTTGATCGGTCAAGCCTTGGGAAAGGGGGACATCCTCACAGTTAGACGAGTCGCATTTCTCAGCTCTGCCTATGGAGTAGCCATCATGTTCCTGCTCGGGACCATCTTATTTTTCGGAGCTCCAAGTTTTGCTCTGCTATTTACCAAAGACCTAGAAGCCGTCCGTCAAGTCGTCATAGCCCTGCGGATTGATGCCTTCAACCAGCCGGGGCTGGCGGTTTCTTTGATCATGGCTGGCGCTCTGCAGGGCTTGGGGGATACCAAGTCGCCGCTCTACTCCACAATGATAGGGATGTGGGGGCTGCGCGTCTCTGGTGTTGTCGTCTTAGGTCAGATGTTCGGTTTAGGAATTGCCGGCGTCTGGCTGTCGATTTTGATTGACCTGTTGTTACGAGCGACTTTTTTGACGTGGAGATTTACAGTAAAAACACGAAAACTGGCTGAATAG
- the glf gene encoding UDP-galactopyranose mutase encodes MKHYDYLVVGAGLFGAVFAHEAAKKGKKIKVIEKREHIAGNIYTKEVEGIQVHEYGAHIFHTSEKEIWDYVNQFAEFNRYTNTPVANYKGEIYNLPFNMNTFNKLWGVVTPAEAEAKIAEQRAVLGGKTPENLEEQAISLVGTDIYEKLIKSYTEKQWEKPCTELPAFIIRRLPVRLTYDNNYFNDTYQGIPIGGYTQIVEKMLDHENIDVETNVDFFANKEDYLATYPKIVFTGMIDEFFDYQLGELEYRSLRFETEVLDMENYQGNAVVNYTDSETPFTRIIEHKHFEFGTQPKTIITREYSKTWKRGDEPYYPVNNDRNNKLYTAYKRLAEQQENVIFGGRLGHYRYYDMHQVIGAALQCVRNEVGE; translated from the coding sequence ATGAAACATTACGACTACTTAGTTGTTGGTGCAGGTCTGTTCGGAGCGGTCTTTGCTCACGAGGCAGCTAAAAAGGGTAAAAAAATAAAGGTTATCGAAAAACGAGAACACATTGCGGGTAACATCTATACCAAAGAAGTAGAAGGTATTCAAGTCCATGAATATGGCGCACATATTTTCCATACTTCTGAAAAAGAAATTTGGGATTATGTGAATCAGTTTGCGGAGTTCAACCGCTATACAAATACACCAGTCGCCAACTACAAAGGTGAAATCTACAATCTTCCATTCAACATGAATACTTTCAATAAACTGTGGGGCGTGGTGACCCCTGCTGAAGCAGAAGCGAAGATTGCAGAGCAACGAGCTGTTTTGGGAGGAAAAACGCCTGAGAACTTGGAAGAACAAGCCATCTCACTAGTTGGTACAGACATCTATGAAAAATTGATTAAGTCATATACCGAGAAACAATGGGAAAAACCATGTACGGAGTTACCTGCCTTTATCATCCGTCGTTTACCCGTGCGTTTAACTTATGATAATAACTATTTCAACGACACATATCAAGGTATTCCAATCGGCGGTTACACGCAGATTGTTGAAAAAATGTTGGATCATGAGAATATTGATGTTGAGACAAATGTTGATTTCTTTGCCAATAAGGAAGACTATTTAGCTACCTATCCGAAGATTGTCTTTACAGGAATGATTGACGAGTTCTTTGATTACCAACTTGGTGAATTGGAATATCGTAGCCTTCGATTTGAGACAGAAGTGTTGGATATGGAAAACTATCAAGGGAATGCAGTTGTGAACTACACAGATAGTGAAACGCCATTTACTCGTATTATCGAACACAAACATTTCGAATTTGGTACACAACCGAAAACCATTATTACACGTGAGTATTCGAAGACCTGGAAACGAGGCGATGAGCCGTATTATCCAGTGAACAATGATCGTAACAACAAACTTTATACTGCTTATAAACGCCTCGCAGAACAACAAGAGAACGTTATATTCGGTGGGCGTCTTGGTCATTATCGTTACTACGATATGCACCAGGTTATCGGTGCGGCCTTGCAATGTGTGAGAAATGAAGTTGGGGAATGA
- the asnS gene encoding asparagine--tRNA ligase, translating into MSRKLITINQVKDYVGQEVTIGAWVANKSGKGKLAFLQLRDGTAFFQAVAFKPNFIEKFGEEAGTEKFDVAKRLSQETSVYVTGIVKEDERSKFGYELDVTDLEVIGESQDYPITPKEHGTDFLMDNRHLWLRSRKQVAIQQIRNAIIYATYEFFEKNGFIKFDSPILSGNAAEDSTELFETDYFGQPAYLSQSGQLYLEAGAMALGRVFDFGPVFRAEKSKTRRHLTEFWMMDAEYSFLSHEESLDLQEAYVKALIQGVIDRAPQALETLERDVDALKRYIAEPFKRVAYDDAITLLQEHEADEDTDYEHIEHGDDFGSPHETWISNYFGVPTFVVNYPASFKAFYMKPVPGNPERVLCADLLAPEGYGEIIGGSMREDDYDALVAKMDELGMDKSEYEFYLDLRKYGSVPHGGFGIGIERMVTFVAGTKHIREAIPFPRMLHRLHP; encoded by the coding sequence ATGTCTAGAAAATTGATTACCATCAACCAAGTAAAAGATTATGTCGGTCAAGAAGTGACCATCGGTGCCTGGGTTGCCAACAAATCAGGCAAGGGCAAGTTAGCCTTCCTGCAATTGCGTGACGGAACAGCCTTTTTCCAAGCAGTTGCCTTCAAACCGAACTTTATCGAAAAATTCGGTGAAGAAGCTGGTACTGAGAAGTTCGATGTAGCAAAACGTCTCAGTCAAGAAACGTCTGTCTATGTGACAGGGATTGTCAAGGAAGATGAGCGTTCTAAGTTTGGTTATGAGTTGGATGTGACAGACCTTGAAGTGATCGGTGAGTCACAAGATTACCCAATCACACCAAAAGAACACGGTACGGACTTCCTTATGGACAACCGTCATCTCTGGTTGCGTTCTCGTAAACAGGTCGCTATCCAGCAAATCCGTAACGCCATCATCTATGCGACTTATGAATTCTTTGAAAAGAATGGCTTTATCAAGTTTGATAGCCCAATCTTGTCTGGAAATGCGGCAGAAGATTCAACAGAATTGTTCGAAACAGACTACTTTGGTCAGCCTGCCTACCTCAGTCAATCAGGTCAGCTTTACCTGGAAGCTGGTGCTATGGCCCTTGGTCGTGTTTTCGACTTCGGTCCTGTTTTCCGTGCTGAAAAGTCAAAAACTCGCCGTCACTTGACTGAGTTCTGGATGATGGATGCCGAGTATTCATTCCTCAGCCATGAAGAGTCACTTGACTTGCAAGAAGCTTATGTCAAAGCCTTGATTCAAGGGGTTATCGACCGTGCTCCACAAGCCTTGGAAACTCTTGAGCGTGATGTGGATGCCCTCAAACGCTACATTGCAGAGCCATTCAAACGTGTGGCTTATGATGATGCCATTACCCTTCTTCAAGAACATGAAGCTGATGAAGATACAGACTACGAACACATCGAGCATGGTGATGACTTTGGATCACCTCATGAAACTTGGATTTCAAACTACTTTGGTGTACCAACTTTCGTTGTTAACTATCCAGCAAGCTTCAAGGCCTTCTACATGAAGCCAGTTCCAGGTAATCCAGAGCGCGTGCTTTGTGCGGACCTCTTGGCTCCAGAAGGCTACGGTGAAATCATCGGTGGTTCTATGCGTGAGGACGATTACGATGCCTTGGTAGCTAAGATGGATGAACTCGGCATGGACAAGTCAGAATACGAATTTTACCTTGACCTTCGTAAATACGGTTCAGTGCCACACGGTGGTTTTGGTATTGGTATCGAGCGTATGGTAACCTTCGTCGCTGGTACAAAACACATTCGTGAAGCCATTCCATTCCCGAGAATGTTGCACCGCTTGCATCCGTAA
- the rapZ gene encoding RNase adapter RapZ, producing MLDKLHLVIVTGMSGAGKTVAIQSFEDLGYFTIDNMPPTLLPKFLELIRHSQDNNKIALVVDMRSRSFFSEIREVLDEIEGAEDLDFKVLFLDATDSELVARYKETRRSHPLAADGRVLDGIQLERELLAPLKNMSQNVIDTTELTPRNLRKAISEQFASQDNQPSFRVEVMSFGFKYGLPLDADLVFDVRFLPNPYYKVELRNLTGLDPAVFDYVMDHQESEDFYRNLLGLIKPILPGYQKEGKSVLTIAVGCTGGQHRSVAFAKRLADDLEKNWIVNRSHRDKDRRKETVNRS from the coding sequence ATGTTGGACAAACTCCACTTAGTAATTGTGACAGGGATGTCGGGAGCTGGTAAGACGGTAGCCATTCAGTCTTTTGAGGACTTGGGTTATTTTACCATTGATAATATGCCACCGACTCTCTTGCCAAAGTTTTTAGAGTTGATTCGCCACAGCCAGGATAACAATAAGATTGCTCTTGTTGTAGATATGCGGAGTCGCTCCTTCTTCTCGGAGATTCGAGAGGTGTTGGATGAGATTGAGGGGGCAGAGGATTTAGATTTTAAAGTCCTATTCTTGGATGCGACGGATAGTGAATTGGTTGCTCGCTATAAAGAAACTCGTCGTTCCCATCCTTTGGCGGCTGATGGTCGTGTTTTGGACGGGATTCAGCTAGAGCGTGAACTTTTGGCTCCCTTGAAAAATATGAGCCAGAATGTTATTGACACGACTGAGCTGACTCCTCGTAATCTCCGTAAGGCAATTTCGGAGCAGTTTGCTAGTCAAGATAATCAGCCATCCTTCCGTGTGGAAGTCATGTCCTTTGGTTTCAAATATGGTCTGCCTCTGGATGCGGACTTGGTCTTTGATGTGCGTTTCTTGCCAAATCCTTACTATAAAGTAGAATTGCGCAACTTGACTGGATTGGATCCTGCTGTATTTGATTATGTTATGGACCATCAGGAATCAGAAGACTTTTACAGAAATCTTCTAGGCTTAATTAAGCCGATTTTGCCAGGTTATCAGAAGGAAGGAAAATCAGTTCTAACGATCGCTGTTGGTTGCACAGGCGGTCAGCATAGAAGCGTAGCTTTTGCCAAACGCTTGGCAGATGATTTGGAGAAAAACTGGATTGTCAATCGTAGTCATCGTGATAAGGATAGACGGAAGGAGACGGTCAACCGCTCATGA
- a CDS encoding YvcK family protein: MRKPKITVIGGGTGIPVILKSLRDKDVEITAIVTVADDGGSSGEIRQALQVTPPGDLRNVLLAMSDMPKLYEQIFQYRFADSDGPLAGHPLGNLIIAGISEMQGSTYNAMRLLTRFFHTTGRIYPSSEQALTLHAIFTDGTEVAGESKISKHNGMIDHVYVTNSYNDDEPKASRQVVETIMESDMIVLGPGSLFTSILPNLMISDIGKALKETKAEVTYVCNIMTQRGETEFFSDADHVAVLNAHLAEQFIDTVLVNIEPVPQEYMNSNQFDEYLVQVKHDFAGLQKQANRVISSNFLRLKNGGAFHDGDLVVEELLKILQVRP, from the coding sequence ATGAGAAAACCAAAGATTACAGTTATCGGGGGCGGGACTGGTATTCCAGTCATTTTGAAGAGTTTGCGGGATAAGGATGTAGAGATTACCGCTATCGTGACGGTAGCTGATGACGGAGGATCTTCGGGGGAAATCCGTCAGGCTTTGCAGGTGACCCCTCCAGGTGATTTGCGCAATGTCCTTTTAGCGATGTCGGATATGCCCAAACTTTATGAACAAATTTTCCAGTATCGTTTTGCGGATTCAGATGGACCCTTGGCTGGTCATCCACTAGGGAATCTCATCATTGCTGGCATTTCAGAAATGCAGGGTTCAACCTACAATGCGATGAGGTTGTTGACGCGCTTTTTCCATACGACAGGGCGGATTTATCCATCTAGCGAACAGGCCTTGACCCTTCATGCTATTTTTACAGACGGGACCGAGGTGGCAGGTGAGAGCAAGATTTCCAAGCATAATGGGATGATTGATCATGTCTATGTGACAAACTCTTATAATGATGATGAACCGAAAGCCAGTCGCCAGGTAGTTGAAACGATTATGGAAAGTGACATGATTGTACTTGGACCGGGTTCTCTTTTTACCTCAATCTTGCCGAATCTGATGATTTCTGATATTGGCAAAGCCCTAAAAGAAACCAAGGCTGAAGTGACCTATGTGTGCAACATTATGACCCAACGGGGAGAGACTGAGTTTTTCTCAGATGCGGACCACGTGGCGGTTCTCAATGCACACCTAGCTGAACAATTCATTGATACAGTTTTGGTCAATATTGAGCCAGTTCCACAAGAGTATATGAATAGCAACCAGTTTGATGAATACTTGGTACAGGTAAAACACGATTTTGCAGGTTTGCAAAAACAGGCTAATCGTGTGATTTCTTCGAATTTTCTTCGTTTGAAAAATGGCGGAGCTTTCCATGATGGTGACTTGGTGGTAGAAGAGTTGCTCAAGATTTTGCAGGTGCGGCCATGA
- a CDS encoding NADPH-dependent FMN reductase, with product MANVLFLVGSLRDGSFNHQMAKKAEAFLADKAQVSYIDLVKIPLFNQDIETPILSEIAELRAQVDAADAIWIFSPVYNYAIPGIVKNALDWLSRSLDLSNPKGPSILQDKITTVSAVANSGHDHLFKDFQHLLPFIRTQIAGEFTGSTINPEAWATGVLELSDETLTKLEQQAADLLAAIQ from the coding sequence ATGGCAAACGTATTGTTTTTAGTTGGTTCACTACGTGACGGTTCTTTTAACCATCAAATGGCCAAAAAAGCTGAAGCATTCTTGGCTGATAAGGCTCAAGTATCTTACATTGATCTTGTAAAAATTCCCCTATTCAACCAAGACATCGAGACCCCTATCCTTTCTGAAATCGCAGAGCTACGTGCACAAGTAGACGCTGCGGATGCTATCTGGATTTTCTCACCAGTATATAACTATGCAATCCCAGGCATCGTAAAAAATGCTCTCGATTGGCTCAGTCGTTCGCTCGATTTATCCAATCCAAAAGGACCATCTATCCTACAAGATAAAATCACAACTGTCTCTGCAGTCGCAAACAGTGGTCACGACCACCTATTCAAAGACTTCCAACACCTTCTTCCATTTATCCGTACTCAGATTGCTGGTGAATTTACAGGTTCAACCATCAATCCAGAAGCATGGGCAACAGGTGTATTAGAGTTGTCTGATGAAACTCTAACAAAACTCGAGCAACAAGCAGCTGACCTGTTGGCAGCAATTCAATAA
- a CDS encoding MarR family winged helix-turn-helix transcriptional regulator, translated as MRTVEQSLNENKHALHSLVVFRRAANTITKSELETIKKYGLTVCQFGVMEALYNKGNLRIQDLIDKLLSTSGNMTVVIKNMIRDGYIYKTVDTNDRRASLIALTPLGRETIEKILPEHYDHVGEIFSVLSSEEQDQLAEILKKFKNQQT; from the coding sequence ATGAGAACTGTTGAACAATCTTTAAACGAGAACAAGCATGCACTTCACAGTCTAGTCGTCTTTCGCAGAGCAGCTAATACTATCACAAAATCAGAATTAGAAACAATCAAAAAATACGGACTGACAGTTTGTCAGTTTGGAGTGATGGAGGCACTCTACAACAAAGGAAATCTGCGAATTCAAGACTTAATTGATAAATTATTAAGTACTTCTGGCAACATGACTGTCGTTATAAAAAACATGATTCGAGATGGTTATATCTACAAGACTGTCGATACAAATGACCGTCGTGCTTCCTTGATTGCTCTCACTCCACTTGGACGCGAAACCATTGAAAAAATCCTTCCAGAGCATTATGATCACGTTGGAGAGATTTTTTCTGTCCTTAGTTCAGAAGAACAAGACCAATTAGCCGAGATACTTAAAAAATTCAAGAACCAGCAGACCTAG